One region of Solea senegalensis isolate Sse05_10M linkage group LG14, IFAPA_SoseM_1, whole genome shotgun sequence genomic DNA includes:
- the LOC122780892 gene encoding protein furry homolog-like isoform X3, protein MSSITIDPELKPGEFVIKSLFAEFAVLAEKKIEMVMAEPLEKPLSRSLQRGEDAQFDQLISSMSSIAEHCLPSLLRTLFDWYRRQSGTEDESYEYRPRSSTKSKGDEQHRDKDYLLERRDLAIDFIFCLVSVEVLKQIPLHPVPDVLVHEVLNLAFKHFKHKEGYCGPNTSNVHIIADLYAEVIGVLTQSKFQAVRKKFITELKELRQKEQSPFVVQSVISLIMGMKFFRVKMYPVEDFEASFQFMQECAQYFLEVKDKDIKHALAGLFVEILIPVAAAVKNEVNVPCLKNFVEMLYQTTFDLSSRKKHSLALYPLVTCLLCVSQKQFFLNNWHIFLQNCLSHLKMPSNNSIRKQIETLQNKDPKMSRVALESLYRLLWVYIIRIKCESNTVTQSRLLSIVSALFPKGSRSVVPRDTPLNIFVKIIQFIAQERLDFAMKEIIYDLLCVGKSHKTFTINPERMNIGLRAFLVIADSLQQKDGEPPMPTTGIIMPSGNTLRVKKIFLNTTLTDEEAKVIGMSLYYPLVRKALDNILRHLDKEVGRSMSMTSVQMSNKEPEDMITGERKPKIDLFRTCVAAIPRLIPDGMSRQDLIELLAKLTIHMDEELRGLAFTTLQALMVDFPEWREDVLSGFVYFIVREVTDVHPTLLDNAVKMLLQLISQWRQAVQSSNKSHDAQSSSSGRSLSLDRIHSLGVLHVVEGLALVVLCSCRPATRRLAVNVLKEVRALHTALGIGKSDEELAIDVMDRLSASVLESFIHLTGADQTNLLYCPSGIDLQTLAEWSSSPISHQFDVVSPSHIWVFAHVTQGQDPWVISFSSYLRQENLPKHCPTALNYAWMFANTRLQLLSPQVDINSPINAKKVNSLSSSDSYIGLWRNYLILCCSSASSSSSMCSSSSTSGSVRCSPPETLASTPDSGYSYDSKIVGTPSPSLLFKHIVPMMRSESMDITESLVLGLGRTNPVAFRELLEELNPIIKEALERRPENMKRRRRRDILRVQLVRIFELLADAGVISQIASGGLDGESHSLNSTLLEYVDLTRQLLEAENDKDSDTLKDIRCHFSALVANIIQNVPVHQRRTIFPQQSLRHSLFMLFSHWAGPFSIMFTPLDRYSDRNMQINRHQYCALKAMSAVLCCGPVADNVGLSSDGYLYKWLDNILDSQDKKVHQLGCEAVMLLLELNPDQSNLMFWAVDRCYTGSRRVAAGCFRAIANVFHNRDYQFDTVVLLNLILFKAADSSREIYEVAMQLLQILEPKLFRYAHKLEIQRTDGILTPPSPLPHLYSVSYYQLSEELARTYPELTLPIFSEVSQRIQTAHPGGRQVMLHYLLPWMNNVELVDFKPTTRRPEDCGSVDDEEDAHERETMMVNSRRWLHGEGWGSPRATTMVLNNLMFMTAKYGDEFAWSEIENVWTTLADSWPKNLKIILHFLISMSGVNSDPSLLPYVKRVVVYLGRDKTMQLLEELMCELELTDPVCSAVTHMDNPPYYRITSSYKIPSVTSGTTSSSNTMVPGNDGHHDSKIKDSNMEDSYTHLDIYSGLNSNLNRQHHRLESRYSSSSGGSYEEEKSDSMPLYANWRLKVMDHNRPEPLPFPPTGGCWSPLVDYLPETNTPAVPLHRCNIAVILLTDLIVDHGVKVEWGAYLHLLLHAIFIGFDHQHPEVYEHCKRLLLHLLVAQGANSNVQSVAMVLLRNRDYNDPRVLTVKPVAPEFNLTGVQDLLPDCQPSPMTDSGLSSSSTSSSISLGTGGTALPHLSPTLLSEVDATAEQDKKAKALIEFITSRKKGPLWNHEDVSPKNPNIKSADQLSVFVRHVVTVFKHSQSGFQLEPLLSEVALQTALSCPSRHYAGRSFQIFRALKQPLTPATLSDILSRLVETVGDPGEEAQGFVIELLLTLESGIDTLADTVKNYDLLTALAQTSPRDLLGPKFASNRKSTGQLNLNSGGLFHYVHTRSNSLRANLMGERKGDRRRSNTIDIADRLGGSHGNLARTRSLSSLGGGGGQGGDTIPPVDPANLMATVFWIAASLLESDYEFEYLLALRLLNKMLGQLPLDRADSRERLEKIQAKLKWYSFPGLLQLFLKGFTSASTQELTIHLLSKLISVSRHTLVDPTQVAGFPLNILCLLPHLIQHFDSPTPFCKETADKIAKVCADEKSATLSNLAHMMSLYSTHSYSRDCTNWINVVCRYLHDAFAEITLNLVTYLAELLEKGLPSMQQSLLQIIYSLLSHIDLSAAPVKQFNLEIMKIIGKYVQSPHWKEAQNILKLVVSRSASLVVPDDVQRSYSTESCGSPEIAFTRIFNNSSKELPGKTLDFHFDISETPIIGHKYGDQRTAAGRNGKPQVIAVTRSTSSTSSGSNSNGLVPVSWKRPQLSQRRTRERLMNVLSLCGPESGIPKNPSVVFSSSEDLDSADQQTSLIPTVEEVVREEEVQGEDAGSEQQFGVFKDFDFLDVELEDAEELQGESMDNFNWGVRRRSLESMDKGDTPSLQECQYTGSTPSLNLTNHEDTDESSEEEVLSASQILTRSGLLNSDSATDDTVSNHVDSLQQSQESSSSALTEESTVLPSLPSLPQLDSPILEMAHSDSTSSQLPEDAVSMMAVDELSSSVSEDTGFCSAPPLPSDPPELCYLPDSHDPQDSQDAQDHQETQDPQEDLDPAPPPPLAIDTPPGSLCEEESQTVLPLCLPLPPESKPDPDPDPDSTCGYLWEEDVTQALKELDERCEEEEADFSGMSSQDEGDADCFPEIQASPPPSPFLSAILAAFQPVAYDNEEDAWRCHVNQMLSDTDGSSAVYTFHVFARLFENMQRKFASITHASVHFLGERLQRMGNQFLSSLEVMTSCSQCPTVLLDAETLVSCELLETLKFSVLELQEHLDTYTVKREAAELWLENCRKTFGDKDGNQQLNTHAQQMENLAELELCRRLYKLHFQLLLLFQAYCKLISRVDTIKREAEVTNMSEELTILESCLKEAETRSDTQEDVCMSDTGQINTETAIQSLIETLRARDFGFALTQVKIFRSMWPNDIFGNETDNAVQTLLHIYFRHQTLGQTGCLAVVGPSRDLTQASTRLMELNLQIREALSQAQACQPHTTVVSSTGL, encoded by the exons GTATTGTGGCCCCAACACTAGCAATGTGCATATCATTGCGGACCTGTATGCTGAGGTCATTGGAGTGCTCACACAGTCAAA GTTTCAGGCAGTAAGGAAAAAGTTCATCACAGAATTAAAGGAGCTGAGACAAAAAGAGCAGAGTCCTTTTGTAGTCCAGAGCGTCATCAGTCTTATCATGGGCATGAAGTTCTTCCGCGTTAAAATGTATCCTGTGGAGGATTTTGAGGCTTCATTTCAGTTCATGCAG gAGTGTGCGCAATATTTCCTGGAAGTGAAAGATAAGGACATAAAGCATGCTTTAGCAGGCCTTTTTGTTGAGATCCTCATCCCTGTCGCAGCT GCGGTAAAAAATGAAGTCAATGTGCCGTGCCTGAAGAACTTTGTGGAGATGTTGTACCAGACGACATTCGACCTTAGTTCCAGAAAGAAGCATTCTTTG GCTCTGTATCCCCTGGTGACATGCCTGCTGTGTGTTAGTCAGAAGCAGTTCTTCCTCAACAACTGGCACATCTTCCTCCAGAACTGCCTCTCCCACCTGAAG ATGCCGTCTAACAACAGCATCCGAAAGCAGATTGAGACCCTGCAG AACAAAGACCCAAAAATGTCTCGTGTTGCTCTGGAGTCGCTCTACAGGCTGTTGTGGGTCTACATTATCAGGATCAAGTGTGAGAGTAATACGGTCACACAAAG cCGTCTTCTTAGCATCGTTTCAGCACTTTTCCCCAAAGGTTCGCGCAGTGTTGTGCCAAGAGACACGCCCCTCAACATCTTTGTCAAGATCATCCAGTTCATAGCTCAG GAAAGACTGGACTTTGCTATGAAGGAAATTATCTATGACCTCCTGTGTGTGGGCAAGTCTCACAAAACGTTTACCATTAACCCAGAG AGGATGAATATCGGTTTGCGAGCCTTCTTGGTGATTGCCGATAGCCTACAGCAGAAAGATGGGGAGCCTCCTATGCCTACAACAGGAATCATCATGCCCTCTGGTAACACCTTACGTGTCAAAAAGATCTTCCTTAACACCACCCTCACTGATGAAGAAGCCAAGGTCATAG GCATGTCACTGTACTACCCGCTAGTAAGAAAGGCCTTAGATAACATCCTACGACACCTTGACAAGGAGGTTGGGCGCTCCATGAGTATGACCAGTGTACAGATGTCCAACAAGGAGCCTGAGGACATGATCAC GGGAGAGAGGAAGCCAAAGATTGATCTGTTCCGCACATGTGTGGCCGCCATCCCAAGACTGATACCAGATGGCATGAGCAGACAAGACCTAATAGAGCTTCTCGCCAA ACTGACCATCCACATGGATGAGGAGTTGCGGGGCCTTGCCTTTACAACTCTGCAGGCCCTGATGGTTGATTTCCCAGAGTGGCGTGAGGATGTTCTCTCAGGCTTTGTCTACTTCATTGTCAGAGAGGTGACTGATGTCCACCCCACCCTGTTGGATAATGCTGTCAAAATGCTTTTGCAACTTATCAGCCAATGGAGGCAAGCAGTGCAGAGCAGCAATAAGAGCCATGATGCACAG AGCTCCAGCAGTGGACGTTCTCTGTCTCTGGACCGTATTCATTCTCTTGGCGTACTACATGTAGTTGAAGGTTTAGCTCTGGTGGTTCTGTGTAGCTGCCGCCCTGCTACACGCAGGCTGGCCGTTAATGTCCTCAAGGAGGTCCGTGCACTGCACACAGCACTGGGCATTGGCAAG aGTGATGAAGAGTTGGCTATTGATGTAATGGACAGATTAAGCGCATCTGTGTTGGAGAGTTTCATTCATCTCACTGGAGCTGATCAG ACCAACCTGCTATATTGTCCCAGTGGGATTGATCTTCAGACGCTTGCAGAATGGAGCTCCTCTCCCATCAGCCACCAGTTTGATGTGGTGAGCCCCTCACACATCTGGGTGTTTGCCCACGTTACTCAGGGACAGGACCCCTGGGTCATCAGCTTCTCCAGCTACCTGCGGCAGGAGAACCTGCCCAAACATTGCCCCACTGCCCTCAACTATGCCTGGATGTTTGCCAACACCCGACTGCAGTTACTGTCCCCCCAAGTTGACATCAA TAGCCCCATCAATGCCAAGAAAGTGAACAGTCTGAGCAGCAGTGACTCCTACATTGGCCTTTGGAGGAACTACCTGATTCTCTGCTGTAGCTCtgcctcatcttcctcctccatgtGTTCCTCATCCTCCACCTCTGGCTCTGTCCGCTGCTCCCCACCTGAGACGCTGGCGTCCACGCCGGACAGCGGCTACAGTTATGATTCAAAG ATTGTTGGAACTCCGTCCCCCTCCCTTCTGTTCAAACACATTGTTCCAATGATGCGCTCTGAAAGCATGGACATCACAGAGTCTCTTGTGTTGGGGCTTGGCCGGACCAACCCTGTGGCCTTCAG AGAGTTGTTAGAGGAGTTAAATCCCATCATAAAAGAAGCTCTGGAAAGAAGACCTGAA AATATGAAGCGGCGCAGGCGTCGTGACATCCTCAGGGTCCAGCTGGTCCGGATATTTGAGCTATTGGCTGATGCTGGTGTCATCAGTCAAAT AGCCAGCGGAGGGTTGGATGGAGAGAGCCACTCTCTGAATAGTACACTGCTGGAGTACGTTGATCTGACCAGGCAGCTGCTTGAGGCTGAAAATGACAAGGACTCTGATACACTGAAGGACATTCGATGCCACTTCAGTGCTCTCGTGGCTAATATCATACAGAATGTCCCAG TTCACCAGAGGAGGACCATCTTCCCCCAGCAGTCGCTGAGGCACAGTCTGTTCATGTTGTTCAGTCACTGGGCTGGGCCTTTCAGCATCATGTTCACTCCCCTGGACCGCTACAGTGACAGAAATATGCAGATCAACCGTCACCAATACTGTGCACTAAAG GCCATGTCTGCAGTGTTGTGCTGTGGACCTGTAGCTGACAATGTTGGCCTCTCCTCTGATGGCTACCTCTACAAGTGGCTGGACAACATCCTGGATTCTCAGGACAAGAAA GTTCACCAGCTGGGTTGTGAGGCTGTAATGTTGCTGTTGGAGCTGAATCCCGACCAGAGCAACCTCATGTTCTGGGCTGTAGATCGCTGTTACACTGGTTCCCGTCGCGTGGCCGCTGGCTGCTTTAGGGCCATCGCCAATGTCTTTCACAACAG GGATTACCAATTTGACACTGTGGTGCTGCTGAACCTGATTCTGTTCAAGGCAGCAGATTCTTCCAGGGAAATCTATGAAGTTGCCATGCAGCTGTTACAG ATCCTGGAACCCAAACTCTTCCGCTATGCCCACAAATTGGAGATCCAGCGAACAGATGGCATCTTGACCCCTCCCTCACCTCTACCGCACCTCTACTCTGTGTCTTACTATCAGCTGTCCGAGGAGCTTGCAAGGACTTACCCAGAGCTAACTCTGCCCATCTTCTCAG AGGTGAGCCAGCGTATCCAGACAGCACATCCTGGTGGCCGTCAAGTAATGCTGCATTACCTCTTGCCTTGGATGAACAACGTGGAGCTGGTTGACTTTAAACCAACTACACGGCGACCAGAGGATTGTGGCAGtgttgatgatgaagaggatgcTCATGAGCGGGAGACCATGATGGTCAACAGTAGGCGATGGCTCCATGGAGAAGGCTGGGGCTCCCCACGTGCAACAACCATGGTGCTTAACAACCTCATGTTCATGACTGCTAAG tatgGGGATGAGTTTGCTTGGTCAGAGATCGAGAACGTGTGGACCACTTTAGCAGACAGCTGGCCAAAGAACCTCAAAATCATTCTGCACTTTCTCATCAGTATGTCGGGAGTTAACAGTGACCCcagccttttgccctat GTTAAACGTGTGGTGGTTTACTTGGGCAGAGATAAGACCatgcagctgctggaggagtTGATGTGTGAGCTTGAGTTGACTGATCCTGTTTgctcagctgtcactcacatggACAACCCTCCTTATTACCGCATCACCTCCAGTTACAAAATCCCCTCAGTCACCTCAG GAACAACTTCCAGCAGCAATACCATGGTGCCAGGAAATGATGGTCATCATGATAGCAAGATCAAAGACTCTAACATGGAGGACAG TTACACCCACTTGGATATCTACAGTGGCCTGAACAGTAACCTGAACCGCCAGCACCACCGTCTGGAATCTcgttacagcagcagctctggaggCTCCtatgaagaagagaaga GTGACTCTATGCCACTTTATGCTAACTGGCGTCTGAAAGTGATGGATCACAACCGGCCAGAGCCTCTCCCCTTCCCTCCAACAGGCGGCTGCTGGTCTCCGTTGGTGGACTACTTGCCAGAGACCAATACCCCTGCCGTGCCACTCCACCG gtgtAACATAGCAGTAATTCTACTGACAGACCTCATTGTGGACCATGGGGTCAAAGTGGAGTGGGGCGCCTACCTGCACCTCTTGTTACATGCAATTTTTATAG ggTTTGATCACCAGCACCCAGAAGTCTATGAGCACTGCAAACGTCTACTGCTTCACCTGCTTGTGGCCCAGGGAGCAAATAGCAATGTTCAGTCTGTGGCAATGGTGCTATTGCGCAACAGAGACTACAATGATCCAAGGGTCCTGACTGTGAAGCCAGTAGCTCCAGAGTTCAACCTTACAG GAGTTCAAGACCTTTTGCCAGACTGTCAGCCATCACCTATGACGGACTCTGGTCTCAGCTCAAGCTCTACATCCTCCAGTATAAGTCTGGGGACAGGGGGCACTGCTCTGCCCCACCTCTCCCCCACACTCCTCAGTGAGGTGGATGCCACTGCTGAACAGGACAAGAAGGCTAAAGCTCTCATTGAGTTTATCACATCAAG GAAGAAGGGTCCACTCTGGAACCATGAAGATGTATCACCCAAGAACCCCAACATAAAGAGTGCTGACCAGCTGAGTGTTTTTGTCCGACACGTTGTGACTGTCTTCAAACATTCTCAGTCAG GTTTCCAGCTGGAGCCATTGCTTAGTGAAGTAGCTCTTCAAACAGCTCTGTCTTGTCCTTCTCGCCACTACGCTGGACGCTCATTTCAGATTTTCAGGGCACTCAAGCAACCTCTGACTCCTGCAACGCTGTCTGACATTCTGTCTCGACTGGTAGAGACAGTTGGTGACCCAGGAGAGGAGGCTCAG GGCTTTGTCATTGAACTCCTCCTGACACTGGAGTCAGGCATTGACACACTAGCAGATACGGTCAAAAACTATGACCTCCTCACTGCCTTAGCACA AACCTCTCCACGTGATTTGTTGGGGCCCAAGTTTGCTTCcaacaggaaaagcacaggcCAGCTAAACCTAAACAGTGGTGGCCTGTTTCATTATGTCCATACACGCAGCAACTCTCTGCGGGCTAATCTGATGGGTGAACGGAAAGGTGACCGACGCAGGAGTAACACCATAGACATTGCCGACAGACTTGGTGGTAGCCACGGAAATCTAGCACGCACGCGGAGCTTATCATCGCTAGGTGGGGGAGGGGGTCAAGGGGGGGACACCATCCCCCCTGTAGACCCTGCGAACCTGATGGCCACCGTGTTCTGGATTGCTGCTTCGCTGCTTGAGTCTGACTACGAGTTTGAGTATCTGCTGGCCCTGCGGCTCCTGAACAAGATGCTGGGCCAGCTGCCTCTGGATCGTGCAGATAGCAGAGAGCGTCTGGAGAAGATCCAGGCCAAGCTGAAGTGGTACAGCTTCCCTGGGCTGCTGCAGCTCTTTCTGAAGGGCTTCACCTCTGCTTCTACTCAGGAGCTCACCATCCATCTGCTCAGCAAACTCATCAGTGTCTCCAGACATACACTGGTAGACCCCACACAAGTAGCAG GTTTTCCCTTGAATATCCTGTGCCTCCTACCACATCTCATCCAGCACTTTGACAGCCCTACTCCTTTCTGCAAGGAGACAGCTGATAAAATAGCCAAGGTGTGTGCTGATGAGAAGTCAGCCACTCTCTCCAACCTGGCCCACATGATGAGCCTGTAcagcacacacagctattcCCGTGACTGCACCAACTGGATCAATGTGGTCTGTCGCTACCTCCATGATGCCTTTGCTGAGATCACCCTGAACCTGGTCACTTACTTGGCTGAG TTGCTGGAAAAGGGTCTTCCCAGCATGCAACAGTCCTTGTTGCAAATCATCTACAGCCTACTGAGTCATATTGACCTTTCAGCAGCCCCTGTCAAACAGTTCAACCTGGAGATCATGAAGATCATTGGCAAATATGTTCAG agccCACATTGGAAGGAGgctcaaaacattttaaagttggTGGTTTCTCGCTCAGCCAGCCTTGTTGTCCCAGATGATGTGCAGCGATCCTACAGCACAGAATCATGTGGATCTCCTGAAATTGCTTTTACACGCATATTCAACAACTCTTCAAAGGAGCTGCCTGGAAAGACTCTAGACTTCCACTTTGACATCTCAGAG ACACCAATCATAGGACATAAATATGGTGATCAGCGCACTGCAGCAGGCCGCAATGGAAAGCCGCAGGTGATTGCTGTAACTAGAAGtacctcctccacctcatctgGATCCAACTCCAATGGTCTGGTGCCAGTTAGCTGGAAGAGGCCTCAACTCTCCCAG AGAAGAACCAGGGAGCGGCTGATGAATGTgctgtctctatgtggcccagAGTCCGGCATCCCCAAAAATCCATCT GTGGTGTTCTCATCCAGTGAGGATCTGGACTCTGCTGACCAGCAGACCAGTCTCATTCCcacagtggaggaggtggtcagagaggaggaggtgcagggaGAAGATGCaggcagtgagcagcagtttggTGTCTTCAAAGACTTTGACTTCTTAGATGTAGAGTTGGAAGATGCTGAG GAATTGCAG GGGGAGAGCATGGACAACTTCAATTGGGGGGTGCGCCGTCGTTCCTTGGAGAGCATGGACAAAGGGGACACGCCATCTTTGCAGGAGTGCCAATACACCGGCAGCACACCAAGCCTCAACCTGACCAACCATGAGGACACGGATGAATCATCTGAGGAGGAGGTACTGAGTGCTAGCCAGATTCTCACCCGCTCTGGCCTT CTTAACAGTGACTCTGCCACAGATGACACCGTATCCAACCATGTGGACTCTTTGCAGCAGTCTCAAGAATCATCCAGCAGTGCACTGACTGAGGAGTCGACTGTCCTTCCCTCACTACCCTCCCTTCCTCAGCTGGATAGCCCTATTTTGGAGATGGCCCACTCAGACAGTACCAGCAGCCAGCTGCCTGAG GATGCTGTAAGCATGATGGCGGTCGATGAGTTGAGCAGCAGTGTTAGTGAGGACACAGGGTTTTGTAGTGCACCCCCTCTGCCCTCTGACCCTCCAGAGCTGTGTTACCTCCCAGACTCACATGATCCTCAAGATTCTCAGGATGCTCAGGACCACCAAGAGACCCAGGACCCTCAGGAAGACCTGGATCCagccccccctcctcctttggCTATTGACACCCCACCAGGGTCCCTCTGTGAGGAGGAATCCCAGACGGTCCTGCCTCTATGTCTGCCTCTGCCACCCGAGTCAAAGCCAGATCCTGATCCAGACCCAGACAGCACCTGTGGCTATTTGTGGGAGGAAGATGTAACACAAGCACTCAAAGAGCTGGATGAGcgctgtgaggaggaggaggctgactTCTCTGGCATGTCCAG TCAAGATGAAGGTGACGCAGACTGCTTTCCAGAGATTCAGGCCTCTCCGCCCCCTtctcccttcctctctgccATCCTGGCAGCATTCCAGCCTGTTGCCTATGACAATGAGGAGGATGCTTGGCGTTGCCATGTCAACCAGATGTTGTCAGACACAGACGGCTCCTCCGCTGTTTACACTTTCCACGTGTTCGCCCGACTCTTTGAG AATATGCAGAGGAAATTTGCCTCCATTACACATGCATCTGTTCACTTTCTCGGGGAAAGGCTCCAGCGAATGGGAAATCAGTTCCTCAGCTCCCTGGAAGTTATGACATCTTGCTCTCAATGTCCAACTGTGCTGCTTGATGCTGAGACG CTGGTCTCTTGTGAACTGTTGGAGACTCTGAAGTTCAGTGTGCTGGAGTTGCAGGAACACCTGGACACCTACACCGTCaagagagaagcagcagagctT TGGCTTGAGAACTGCAGGAAAACATTTGGGGACAAAGACGGCAACCAACAGCTCAATACTCATGCACAG CAAATGGAAAATCTAGCA GAGCTGGAGTTGTGTCGCAGGCTCTATAAGCTGCactttcagctgctgctgctctttcagGCCTACTGTAAACTCATCAGCAGGGTTGATACCATCaagagggaggcagag gTGACCAACATGTCTGAAGAACTCACAATCCTGGAGAGCTGCTTAAAGGAGGCGGAAACGAGGAGCGATACTCAGGAGGATGTGTGTATGTCAGACACTGGGCAGATCAACACAGAGACGGCTATCCAGTCTCTGATCGAAACTCTGAGAGCCAGAGATTTCGGCTTTGCCCTCACACAGGTCAAAATCTTTCG GTCCATGTGGCCCAACGACATTTTCGGCAACGAGACGGATAATGCGGTTCAGACGCTTTTGCACATCTACTTCCGGCACCAGACACTGGGACAGACGGGCTGCCTGGCAGTCGTGGGCCCCAGCAGGGACCTGACGCAGGCGAGCACCCGCCTCATGGAGCTCAACCTACAGATCCGCGAGGCTCTGAGTCAGGCACAGGCCTGCCAGCCACACACCACTGTGGTCAGCAGCACTGGACTGTGA